A section of the Verrucomicrobium sp. GAS474 genome encodes:
- a CDS encoding type II secretion system protein GspK, protein MKRPASQFRSSARRGFALLTVMWCVGIMMVTLMGFLAYVSLQLTEDTSRSKDARARTIALSGLALGLHPQMPRNDDLLAQDFGGGSFRVTVVSEGSRLNLNRLLVQGRTDVLLRLWVLWGLSPDAGQAVNDALQDWIETGDTKRLNGAKQADYAALGFPDFPPGRPFQSLDELPQVIGFDKIIALKPDWRNYFTLWSNGTLDLNEAPPDLIAAVCNVGIDMAQSFVSARDPDGVVGSVNSVRWSSVSDACSALGMPQGLVRTVSSLLSVSSTIWRIESEGILGDHHHTIQVVATRAVGTSGNASTGTTTSTSTTGTGTAPTYYLWQEF, encoded by the coding sequence ATGAAACGGCCCGCTTCTCAATTCCGCTCTTCCGCGCGGCGCGGCTTCGCCCTGCTGACGGTGATGTGGTGCGTCGGCATCATGATGGTGACGCTCATGGGCTTCCTAGCCTATGTCTCCCTCCAGCTGACCGAGGATACCTCCCGCTCGAAGGATGCGCGGGCGCGGACGATCGCCCTCTCCGGCCTCGCCCTCGGCCTCCATCCCCAGATGCCCCGAAACGACGACCTCCTGGCGCAGGACTTCGGCGGCGGAAGCTTCCGCGTGACGGTGGTGAGCGAGGGCTCCCGCCTCAACCTGAACCGCCTCCTCGTCCAGGGGCGGACCGACGTCCTCCTCCGGCTCTGGGTGCTGTGGGGCCTCTCCCCCGACGCGGGCCAGGCGGTCAACGACGCCCTCCAGGACTGGATCGAGACGGGCGACACGAAGCGGCTCAACGGCGCGAAGCAGGCCGACTACGCCGCCCTCGGCTTCCCCGACTTCCCTCCCGGTCGCCCCTTCCAGAGCCTCGACGAGCTGCCCCAGGTGATCGGCTTCGACAAGATCATCGCCCTGAAGCCCGATTGGCGGAATTACTTCACCCTCTGGAGCAACGGCACCCTCGACCTCAACGAGGCCCCGCCCGACCTCATCGCCGCCGTCTGCAACGTCGGCATCGACATGGCCCAGTCGTTCGTCTCCGCGCGCGATCCCGACGGCGTCGTCGGCTCGGTCAACAGCGTCCGATGGTCGAGCGTCTCCGACGCCTGCTCGGCCCTCGGGATGCCGCAGGGGCTGGTCCGGACGGTCTCCTCGCTCCTTTCGGTCTCCAGCACGATCTGGAGGATTGAGAGCGAGGGGATTCTCGGCGATCATCACCACACGATTCAGGTGGTCGCCACCCGGGCCGTCGGCACCTCGGGCAACGCCAGCACCGGGACGACGACGAGCACCTCGACCACCGGAACCGGAACGGCTCCGACTTATTATTTATGGCAGGAATTCTAA